In Bacillus sp. BGMRC 2118, a single window of DNA contains:
- a CDS encoding Lrp/AsnC family transcriptional regulator has protein sequence MDEIDRHILQVLQMDGRISMTDLGKKVGLSVPAVKERVNKLEDKEIITGYRAIINPHKMNKQVTAFILYDTTRCREFREFCKLHPSVTECHRLAGQFSYLVKVVTESVHTLEQFIDESLAYGESSTLITLSSPVEFKVI, from the coding sequence ATGGATGAAATTGATCGCCACATTTTACAAGTACTTCAGATGGACGGAAGAATTTCGATGACGGATTTAGGGAAAAAGGTAGGACTATCCGTACCTGCAGTAAAGGAGAGGGTTAATAAATTAGAAGATAAGGAGATTATTACAGGTTATCGAGCTATCATCAATCCGCATAAAATGAATAAACAAGTGACGGCTTTTATCCTGTATGATACGACCCGGTGTCGTGAATTCAGGGAGTTTTGCAAGCTTCATCCGAGCGTTACCGAATGTCACCGGTTAGCGGGCCAATTCAGCTACTTAGTGAAAGTTGTAACAGAATCTGTTCATACATTAGAACAATTTATCGATGAATCATTAGCGTATGGAGAGTCTTCTACGTTAATCACACTTTCTTCTCCAGTTGAGTTTAAAGTGATTTAG
- a CDS encoding iron ABC transporter permease, whose translation MKKYRTFRLPKETVSFLVDKKAITIITTLFIAVVAMMIVSTGMGDMKLSPVQVIQALFGNGTRMENLVVTSFRLPRILIALFVGISLAVAGAVLQGLIRNPLASPDIIGVTGGASVAVVAFLAVYSNTSNSLTISIKWLPVGAFIGATIVALLVYFLSWKNGVSPIRLVLIGIGISSLTQAVTTLLMVLGPIHQASQANIWLTGTVYGSTWENVSILFPWTCALLIITMVMARRLNVQELGDELATSVGSSVQRQRFTLLLIATGLTGGAVAFGGAIGFVGLMAPHIARKLVGSSFGVLIPVSGLIGALLVIIADLIGRTVFAPIEVPAGVFTAAIGAPYFVYLLYKSRNA comes from the coding sequence ATGAAGAAATATCGTACATTCCGGCTACCAAAAGAGACTGTTTCTTTTTTAGTTGATAAAAAAGCAATCACAATCATTACAACCTTATTTATAGCTGTAGTAGCGATGATGATTGTTAGTACAGGAATGGGAGATATGAAGCTATCTCCAGTTCAAGTCATCCAAGCACTATTTGGAAACGGAACGAGAATGGAAAATTTAGTAGTGACTTCATTCCGCTTACCACGAATTTTAATTGCCTTATTTGTAGGAATTTCATTAGCAGTAGCAGGTGCCGTACTCCAAGGACTCATTCGAAATCCGTTAGCTTCTCCTGATATTATTGGAGTAACAGGCGGTGCATCTGTGGCAGTTGTTGCATTTTTAGCTGTGTATTCTAACACGAGTAACTCTTTAACAATCAGTATAAAATGGCTGCCAGTCGGTGCGTTCATCGGGGCAACGATTGTGGCTTTACTTGTGTATTTCCTTTCTTGGAAAAATGGAGTATCACCAATAAGACTTGTGTTAATTGGGATCGGAATCTCTTCACTCACTCAAGCAGTCACAACCTTATTAATGGTACTAGGTCCAATACACCAGGCAAGCCAAGCGAATATCTGGCTAACAGGTACCGTGTATGGCTCAACTTGGGAGAATGTAAGTATACTTTTTCCATGGACATGTGCTCTTCTCATCATTACAATGGTGATGGCAAGACGTTTAAATGTACAGGAACTGGGAGACGAATTAGCGACAAGCGTCGGAAGTTCAGTTCAACGTCAGCGGTTTACGTTATTGTTAATTGCGACAGGATTAACTGGTGGAGCAGTAGCCTTTGGTGGTGCAATCGGATTCGTTGGATTAATGGCGCCCCATATTGCTCGTAAGCTGGTTGGCTCTTCATTTGGAGTGCTGATTCCTGTTTCAGGACTGATTGGAGCATTGCTTGTCATCATAGCTGATTTAATCGGTAGAACCGTTTTCGCACCTATTGAAGTTCCAGCAGGAGTATTTACTGCCGCAATCGGAGCACCATATTTTGTTTATTTACTATATAAAAGTCGAAATGCTTAA
- a CDS encoding DUF2573 family protein, protein MECVDDKLRTQLDGLLEKYTELLLGEANEERKEKVQTYALYTHIAKTMPALAKHWNETYPDAKEGMKQLIGEIKELNDLHRSKK, encoded by the coding sequence ATGGAATGTGTGGATGATAAATTACGAACTCAACTAGATGGCTTACTTGAAAAATATACAGAACTGTTACTTGGCGAAGCAAATGAAGAACGTAAGGAAAAGGTTCAAACGTATGCTTTGTATACGCATATCGCGAAAACAATGCCTGCACTTGCCAAGCATTGGAACGAAACATATCCAGATGCAAAAGAAGGCATGAAACAACTCATTGGCGAAATCAAAGAACTAAACGACTTACATCGTTCAAAAAAGTAA
- a CDS encoding cysteine hydrolase → MTESVPLIIIDVQNAFNDPSWGNRNNPDAETNMKSLLQAWRNTNRPVIFIQHVTQNINSLFYIASETSHFKHEVQPLPHETIVQKNVNSAFIGTNLEEILRKLNCPHVVIFGLTTNHCVETTTRMAGNLGFSPILVSDACATFDRVCPNGKYYDAEVIHEMTLVNLHEEFATILTTEALIKEVQHV, encoded by the coding sequence ATAACAGAATCGGTACCACTTATCATCATTGATGTTCAAAACGCGTTCAATGACCCTAGCTGGGGTAACCGAAATAACCCTGATGCAGAAACGAATATGAAAAGTCTTTTGCAAGCTTGGAGAAATACGAATAGACCCGTTATATTTATTCAGCATGTTACTCAAAATATAAATTCTCTTTTCTATATTGCAAGCGAAACAAGTCACTTTAAACACGAGGTACAACCACTTCCTCATGAAACAATAGTACAAAAGAATGTAAACAGTGCTTTTATCGGAACAAATTTAGAGGAGATATTACGCAAATTAAACTGTCCTCATGTTGTTATATTCGGACTCACCACAAACCACTGCGTTGAAACAACAACTCGCATGGCAGGAAATTTAGGTTTTAGTCCAATACTAGTTTCTGATGCATGTGCTACATTTGATCGTGTTTGTCCTAATGGTAAGTACTACGATGCAGAAGTCATACATGAAATGACATTAGTGAATTTACACGAAGAGTTTGCAACCATTCTAACAACTGAAGCACTCATAAAGGAGGTCCAACATGTTTAA
- a CDS encoding rhodanese-related sulfurtransferase: MDYRVLLYYKYVVIEDPESYRDEQRELCNRLGLLGRIHVATEGINGTVSGPKEQTDQYIEEMRKDPRFADVIFKEELSEGHAFKKLKVKVKPEIVNLSLEDDVNPNEVTGKHLSPKEFFEAMQNEDVIILDARNTYEYDLGHFRNAIKPDVETFRDLPNWVRENLSEHKDKKILTYCTGGIRCEKFSGFLVKEGFQDVSQLDGGIVTYGYDPEVKGSNWDGKLYVFDERISVPVNRTGEEKVVGTCYSCGKPEERYVKCGNPDCNKHLLLCGECEHETKRSCSDECREHPRNRYVKEHELQSRA; the protein is encoded by the coding sequence ATGGATTATAGAGTATTACTTTATTATAAATATGTAGTGATTGAAGACCCAGAAAGCTATAGAGACGAACAAAGAGAGCTATGTAATAGACTAGGCTTACTTGGGAGAATACATGTTGCAACAGAGGGAATTAACGGAACGGTTTCTGGACCTAAAGAGCAAACAGATCAATATATAGAAGAAATGAGAAAAGATCCACGTTTTGCGGATGTAATTTTCAAAGAAGAATTGTCTGAAGGACATGCCTTCAAAAAGCTAAAGGTAAAAGTAAAACCTGAAATCGTAAACTTAAGCTTAGAAGATGATGTGAATCCCAATGAAGTAACAGGTAAGCACTTATCACCTAAGGAATTTTTTGAAGCGATGCAAAATGAAGACGTGATAATACTAGATGCACGTAATACGTACGAATATGATTTGGGGCATTTTAGAAATGCAATCAAACCAGATGTAGAAACATTCAGAGATTTACCGAACTGGGTGAGAGAAAATTTAAGTGAACATAAAGACAAAAAGATTTTAACGTACTGTACTGGCGGTATACGATGCGAGAAGTTCTCAGGATTTCTTGTAAAGGAAGGTTTTCAGGATGTCTCTCAATTAGATGGAGGGATTGTGACATACGGCTATGACCCAGAGGTAAAGGGCAGTAACTGGGATGGGAAACTGTATGTGTTTGATGAAAGAATTTCTGTTCCGGTTAACCGTACCGGTGAGGAAAAGGTTGTAGGAACGTGCTACTCATGTGGCAAGCCGGAAGAACGCTATGTAAAGTGTGGAAACCCGGATTGCAACAAGCACTTACTTCTGTGCGGGGAATGTGAGCATGAAACAAAGCGTTCTTGCTCAGATGAGTGCAGAGAACATCCAAGAAATCGTTACGTAAAAGAGCACGAGCTACAAAGCCGGGCATAA
- a CDS encoding ABC transporter ATP-binding protein, whose amino-acid sequence MSAIRTEALTLSYGDSIIINELDLQIPKGEITVFIGGNGCGKSTLLRSIARLLKPQKGSILLEGNTIAKLPTKEVAKQLAILPQGPVAPEGLTVLQLVKQGRYPYQSWLKQWSEEDEKAVRKALESTRMTELAERPVDSLSGGQRQRAWIAMTLAQDTDIILLDEPTTYLDMTHQIEILDLLFELNEKEQRTVVMVLHDLNLACRYAHYLVAIKDKQIYAQGKPEDVINCQLVRDVFDVNCEVTQDPIFGTPLCIPHGKGRCILPQLGEANGKQPVTAS is encoded by the coding sequence ATGAGCGCAATTCGTACGGAAGCACTAACATTGTCATATGGTGACAGTATCATCATAAATGAATTAGATTTACAAATTCCTAAAGGTGAAATAACGGTATTTATTGGTGGTAATGGTTGCGGGAAATCAACGCTCCTTCGTTCAATTGCTCGCTTGTTAAAGCCGCAAAAAGGTTCCATTTTACTTGAGGGAAATACCATCGCAAAACTGCCAACAAAAGAAGTAGCGAAACAGCTGGCCATTCTTCCACAAGGCCCGGTCGCACCGGAAGGGTTAACCGTCCTTCAACTAGTGAAACAAGGGCGATATCCTTATCAAAGCTGGTTAAAGCAATGGTCAGAAGAGGACGAAAAGGCAGTACGTAAGGCGCTGGAGTCCACAAGAATGACCGAGCTTGCAGAGAGACCTGTTGATTCATTATCGGGTGGTCAACGTCAACGTGCATGGATTGCAATGACGTTAGCACAGGATACAGACATTATCCTTCTTGACGAACCGACTACTTATCTAGATATGACCCACCAAATTGAAATATTAGATTTACTGTTTGAACTCAATGAAAAAGAACAGCGAACAGTTGTCATGGTCCTGCATGATCTTAACTTAGCATGCCGCTATGCTCATTACTTAGTAGCCATTAAAGATAAACAAATTTATGCACAGGGTAAGCCTGAGGATGTTATCAACTGTCAACTTGTAAGAGATGTATTTGATGTGAATTGTGAAGTGACCCAAGATCCGATTTTTGGTACACCATTATGTATTCCACACGGCAAAGGACGATGTATACTACCACAGTTAGGTGAAGCAAATGGCAAACAACCAGTTACAGCCTCATGA
- the fhuF gene encoding siderophore-iron reductase FhuF produces the protein MANNQLQPHELERLVHSFRMTIQPHEDPLSFPSKSLISHEFVAGLIQQLKEVYNVTETYVIASQFMKRYAYMVVVPFFFSLSMWNKQLNMDIDQVSFQSFKEDGVWLPKLQMQTMEVITPEPDGRGEWLNAAFEKLFKYHLDPVIRVLAPEGKVSRQVLWENTAIYIFWIYEIMVKETTSNQVNQDFDFLLKADGSMFGEYKYNPIAKFYTEKKSTEEVRVRKTCCFYDRLPGVKDRCSSCPVTCKIPEEEGDGMCG, from the coding sequence ATGGCAAACAACCAGTTACAGCCTCATGAGCTTGAGCGGCTCGTTCACTCTTTTCGAATGACCATACAGCCACATGAGGATCCGTTATCCTTTCCAAGTAAAAGCTTAATAAGTCATGAATTTGTAGCAGGATTAATTCAACAATTAAAGGAAGTATATAACGTAACGGAGACTTATGTCATTGCATCGCAATTTATGAAACGATATGCATATATGGTTGTGGTACCGTTTTTCTTTTCGTTAAGTATGTGGAATAAGCAATTAAACATGGACATTGATCAGGTTTCGTTTCAATCATTCAAGGAAGATGGAGTATGGCTTCCTAAATTACAAATGCAAACAATGGAAGTCATAACTCCTGAGCCAGATGGTAGAGGTGAATGGTTAAACGCAGCTTTTGAAAAATTGTTCAAGTATCATCTCGATCCGGTCATTAGAGTGCTGGCGCCGGAAGGGAAAGTATCCAGGCAAGTACTATGGGAAAACACTGCAATCTATATTTTTTGGATATACGAAATTATGGTTAAAGAAACTACGTCTAACCAAGTAAACCAAGACTTTGACTTCTTGTTAAAAGCAGACGGAAGTATGTTCGGAGAATATAAATACAATCCTATTGCCAAATTTTACACGGAAAAAAAGTCAACAGAAGAAGTGCGTGTAAGGAAAACATGTTGCTTTTATGACCGCTTGCCAGGTGTGAAGGACCGCTGCTCATCATGTCCCGTAACTTGCAAAATACCTGAAGAAGAGGGAGATGGAATGTGTGGATGA
- a CDS encoding GNAT family N-acetyltransferase, which yields MFNQHITLENERVLLLPFSLEYKDQLRKVIFDPTIWTYMGLTIQTEEDLDTYLTSTIQERTNHKSYPFIIIDKMTNKVAGSTRFGNIHLNNKRLEIGWTWYGSSYQGTGLNHACKYELLKFAFEELGCNRVQFSADIENQRSQKAILKLGAKQEGIFRSNYIDEHGQARDDVYFSIVASEWDEVKKQYFQYTSQPV from the coding sequence ATGTTTAACCAACACATCACATTAGAAAATGAACGGGTACTTTTACTTCCCTTTTCATTAGAATATAAAGATCAATTAAGGAAGGTTATCTTTGATCCTACTATATGGACTTACATGGGATTAACTATACAAACTGAAGAAGACTTGGATACGTATCTTACTTCCACCATACAGGAGCGAACTAATCATAAATCATATCCCTTTATTATTATTGATAAGATGACAAACAAAGTGGCTGGCAGTACTCGTTTTGGTAATATTCACCTCAATAATAAGAGACTAGAAATCGGCTGGACATGGTATGGGTCATCGTATCAAGGAACAGGATTAAATCATGCTTGTAAATATGAATTACTGAAGTTTGCTTTTGAGGAACTTGGATGTAACCGGGTTCAGTTTAGTGCTGATATTGAAAACCAGCGATCACAAAAGGCAATCCTAAAACTCGGAGCAAAGCAGGAAGGCATTTTTCGAAGTAATTATATAGATGAACATGGTCAAGCAAGAGATGACGTATATTTTAGTATAGTGGCCAGCGAGTGGGACGAAGTGAAAAAACAATATTTTCAATATACGAGTCAACCAGTATAA
- a CDS encoding NUDIX hydrolase — METELLKIFNEKGIVTGTATRAEVHRKGYWHETFHCWFISKAEGKNYIYFQLRSKMKKDYPDLLDITAAGHLLAHESTEDGVREVEEEIGIHVSIIDLMSLGILKYEAIRGELIDRELAHTYVYEYKKGFEDFQLQSEEVAGMYRADFTSFSELVTGDATELPIEGFELNEAGEKVKMRKNVTITSFVPHEEAFYRDVVNRIQAIIC; from the coding sequence ATGGAAACGGAATTGCTTAAAATATTCAATGAAAAGGGTATCGTGACAGGAACAGCAACTCGCGCTGAAGTACATAGAAAAGGGTATTGGCACGAAACGTTTCATTGTTGGTTCATCAGTAAGGCAGAAGGTAAGAATTACATCTATTTTCAGCTGCGAAGTAAAATGAAAAAGGACTATCCAGACCTTCTTGATATAACAGCAGCTGGTCACCTTTTAGCACATGAATCAACAGAGGATGGCGTGCGTGAAGTAGAAGAAGAGATTGGCATTCACGTTTCTATAATAGACTTAATGTCGTTAGGAATATTGAAATATGAAGCCATTCGCGGAGAACTAATTGACCGTGAACTGGCTCATACATATGTTTATGAATACAAGAAAGGGTTCGAGGATTTTCAGTTACAATCAGAAGAAGTGGCGGGAATGTATCGTGCTGATTTTACAAGCTTCTCTGAACTCGTAACAGGTGATGCCACGGAGTTACCTATTGAAGGCTTTGAACTTAATGAAGCAGGAGAGAAAGTGAAAATGAGAAAGAACGTCACGATCACTTCATTTGTTCCTCATGAAGAAGCCTTCTATAGAGATGTAGTGAACCGTATACAAGCAATAATATGCTAG